One Methanocella sp. DNA window includes the following coding sequences:
- a CDS encoding DUF5591 domain-containing protein — protein sequence MIIPENERSTEPMKGERVLSHPDMLRANEWILSDAYEAPKKDFCVFVPCAKVKPYHLSPSHKMYDRIIFSILTPEETHIVTFGTCGITPRELDEEYPFMDYEFMLGRCNVASVKDEFVRNESKKLAGFLEKTRDNYNHRVAYCIGDFRRAMEKALTMTDVKVEVVPRPETLEASVQPNKPFKFGSLSRRPYLQDLSNALTSLKGVGPRTVGVTEQSLNDTDWYLI from the coding sequence ATGATTATACCTGAAAACGAGCGCTCCACGGAGCCCATGAAGGGCGAGCGTGTCCTGAGCCACCCGGACATGCTGCGGGCCAATGAATGGATATTATCCGACGCGTACGAGGCGCCGAAAAAGGATTTTTGCGTCTTCGTCCCCTGCGCCAAGGTAAAGCCCTATCACCTGAGCCCCTCTCACAAGATGTACGACCGCATCATCTTCAGCATACTGACGCCGGAAGAGACCCACATCGTCACCTTCGGCACGTGCGGCATTACGCCTAGAGAGCTGGACGAGGAGTATCCATTTATGGACTATGAGTTCATGCTCGGGCGGTGCAACGTGGCCTCGGTCAAGGACGAGTTCGTCCGGAATGAGAGTAAAAAGCTCGCCGGGTTCCTGGAGAAAACGCGCGATAATTATAACCATCGTGTCGCCTATTGCATCGGCGACTTCCGCCGGGCCATGGAGAAGGCGCTGACGATGACCGACGTTAAAGTCGAGGTCGTGCCCAGGCCGGAAACGCTGGAGGCCAGCGTCCAGCCCAACAAGCCCTTTAAGTTCGGCAGCCTGTCGCGACGTCCCTATCTACAGGACCTGAGCAACGCGCTGACCTCGTTAAAAGGCGTCGGGCCGCGGACCGTGGGTGTGACGGAACAGTCGCTCAACGATACCGACTGGTACTTAATTTAG
- a CDS encoding GNAT family N-acetyltransferase, with protein sequence MLVRNAFPADFVDISDKSKDWADIVIERESIYHIFTEHFRSTCFIAEDRGEMIGYLLGFRSGSRPDEALIHLIQVAPRLRGNGIGRRMFSQFQAEAKKMGCKRITTHSRPENNNCNRFYKAMGFETASGENPVIVNGMPCVKDYTGPGKHRVVWVKNI encoded by the coding sequence ATGCTTGTGAGGAACGCTTTTCCCGCCGACTTCGTCGATATCTCCGACAAATCGAAGGACTGGGCCGATATCGTCATCGAGCGGGAGTCGATCTATCATATTTTTACGGAACATTTCCGGAGCACTTGCTTCATCGCCGAGGACCGGGGCGAGATGATCGGCTATCTCCTGGGATTCCGGTCAGGATCCAGGCCGGATGAGGCCCTGATTCACCTGATCCAGGTCGCTCCCCGCCTGAGAGGCAACGGCATCGGCCGTCGCATGTTCAGCCAGTTCCAGGCCGAGGCCAAAAAGATGGGGTGTAAGAGGATCACGACGCACAGCCGGCCCGAGAACAACAACTGTAACCGCTTTTATAAGGCCATGGGCTTCGAAACGGCCTCAGGAGAGAACCCGGTCATCGTCAATGGCATGCCTTGCGTTAAAGACTACACGGGCCCGGGCAAGCACCGGGTCGTCTGGGTTAAAAATATCTGA